Below is a genomic region from Candidatus Dormiibacterota bacterium.
TCCCACGTGCAAACGTTCGATGCAGAACCACGCAATCGGTAGCACCAAGACGCCGCACAGGATGCCCACGAACATCGAGAATTGCGTGTCGCCTGCAGCGCGGATCGGTGAGAGCGAGACCATCGCCCAGCCTTTGATCGGCAGCGTGATCATGTGTACGGCGAGCGGCAACGCGGCAACCGATGCGATGACGGCGTTGAGCGTAAAGAGATATGCCAGCGGCCATGCAAAGATCGCGACGAATACGCCTGCGATCGACGTGACCCACAGCGTCAGGTGAAGCGAACGGCGCAGAAACCAGCGCGCGCCTTCGGCATCGCGGGCACCTAAGCGTTGCCCGATGACCGTTTGCGCTGCGCTCTGCAGCGGGCCGGGAACGACGAACGTGAGGTCGCTCACGACGTTGAGCGCTCTGAATCCGCCGATGGCTACTGCACCGAGCGGGGCGAGCATCGCGACGATGGCGATATCCGGCGAGACGATCGCCAGCCCGAACACCGATTCCGGCAAGCCGAGCCACGCGCATCGCGCGGCAAGATTCCAGTCGAGCGTCATGGATGAAAAGACGCGGTAGATGGGTTTGCGTGCCGTGTAGACGACCGCGAAAATCGCGGCGATTGCTTCCGAGATGAGGGTGGAGATGCCGGCTCCGACGATGCCGTACGGATGATGCGTCCACCATCCAAGCGCGAGCATCAGCAACAACGGGATGTGGACGAGATTGATGACGGCAAGCAGATAGATGCCGAGTTTACGATTACCGGCGGCGCCTAATCCGACGATTAGCGTTGCGGAAATGTTGATTGGAATCAGCGACGCGCAGCGAAGCGCGAGATAGATGCCGCTGGCATGCGCGGAAGCCATCGATCCGATCATCAGGTGGATGATGGGCACGCCGGCGAAGGTGCTGGCAATGGCTAGTGCGATCGCCGCAATACAGGGGATCACGAAGCCTGCCCGGACGGTACGGCCGAAGCCATCTACGTCGTGCGCGCCGATGCGCTGCGCCGCGATGATGCCCAGGCCGCTCCACAACCCGCCCAGCGTCATGATGACGGTAAAAAAAACGGTGGTGGCCGCGGTTACGCCCGCAAGTGCGACGGCCCCGAGGCTGCCGATAGCGATCGTATCGACGATGCCCAGCAATTGATCGCCGAGCATTTGCACGGCAAGCGGAAGAGAAAGGCGCCGCACTGCGGCGCCCACTCGGCGGTGATCGACGATCATGGACGCGGAGGTCATGTGCGCCGATGTTCGTCCAAGGTTCGGAAAAACGTTTCGATTTCGGCGTCGGTGGTGTAGAAGTGGGGGCTCACTCGCAGGCCGCATCCCGGGCGGTAATCGAGAAAGACGCGATCCGCGATCAATCGCTCGCTGACGCGTTGCGAGCCTTCGAAATCGATGCCGATCCAGCCGGTACGCGCGGCCGGTTCGAGCGGCGTATTGACGCGGAGTTTGCGCTCGAGCGCCATCTCGGCAATCATCGACGTGAGCCGGACGTTGTGTTCGCGAATGCGCGGCACGCCGATCGAGCGGATGAGATCGTGCCCCGGTTTTGCGACCACGTAGCCGGGAATCGTCGGCGTGCCCGTGCCGAAGCGATACATCGACGGCGCGTGGCGCATCGGCGCATCTTCGAAGGCGAACGGCGAAGCGTGCGCCATCCATCCGGTCACGGCTGGAAGAAAGCGGTCGAGTAGCGCGGGCTTGATGTACAGAAACCCGCAGCCGGGGCCGCCCATCAGCCATTTATGCGAGCCGCCGGTGACCATGTCCAGATCCCACGCCTGCACGTCGTATGGGTAGACGCCGGTCGTTTGATAGGCGTCGACGCAGAGGATGGCGCCGACCTTGCGGCAGTGCGCTTGGATCGCGCGCACGTCGGCAACCGCGCCGGAGACGTAGTACGCGTGCGAAAGCACGGCGATCGCGGTGCGTTCGGTGATCGAGGCGATAATACGCTCGGTCGGAATGGTGCGCCCGTCATCCGAATCGACGATCTGCACGGTGGCACCGTAGCGCTCCCATTCGCGCCACACGTAAGTGAGCGACGGAAACTGCAGGGACTCGTAGACCACTTCGTTGCGCTTGGCCTTAAAATTGAAGCAGGTCGCGATTGCCGCTTGTAAGACCGAAACGTTCGGGCCGAGGAACACGCTCGCCGGCGCGGCGCCGATGATCGCCCCGATCCCGTCGGCGATTTCGCCGATTTTCGGCAACCAGCGCTCCCATGCTTCCGGGCCATCGGTTGCCCAATCGTTCCAATAGTCGTCTAAAGCCGCCTTGGCGCCGAGCGGCGCGGCGCCCATCGAATGGCTTACCAGGTATGTCGAACTCTGCAATATCGGAAATTCTTCGCGCCGCAGCGCCTGGGTCAACGTCGAACTCATGCGTAGGTTCCTTGGCCGAGATGCGAACGCACCTCCCAGAGTGCGGGGAAGAAGCGATACTCGAGCGTGCGCTTCAAATACTCGGCGCCGGACGATCCGCCGGTGCCGGTCTTATGGCCGATCATGCGCTCGACCATACGCACGTGCCGCCCCCGCCAGAGCAGAAAACGTTCGTCGAATTCGATCAGATCTTCGAGCAGCATGTACAGGTCGTAGTGGCCGGCTTCGTTGACGTAGATCGTGCGTAAGCTTTCGACGAGTTGCGTCTCGTCGTCCACGGCAAACCCGCGGCGCGCGAGCGCCTGCTTGAGGCGTTCGTAGAGGGAAGGTTCGTGCAGGCGCGCATCCAGACGCGCCCGCTCCGGCGTGCTCATGGTAATGTGCTGCAGCGTTTCCAAACGGCGCACGCCGCACAGAAACTCCAACTCGCGAAATTGGATCGACTGAAAGCCGCTCGCCGGGTTGAGGTGATCGCGAAATTGATTGAACTCTTGCGGCGTCATCGTTTCCAGAATGTCGACTTGCTGCTCCAGCAGGCGTTGAATCGTGTGGATGCGTTTGAAATGCTTCGCCACGCGGTGGAGTTCGTCGCGATCCAAGGCCCGGCACGCGGCTTCGACTTCGTGCAGCACCTGTTTGAACCACAATTCGTAGACCTGATGGATCACGATGAACAGCATTTCATCGTGATGCGGAGGCGACGAGACCGGGTGCTGCAAGGCGAGTAGGTCGTCGATGCGCAGATAGCTCCCGTACGAAAGGCGCTGCTCCACGATGCTACTGAACCGTAACCGTGAAGGTCGCGCTCTTTGCGGGCGCGGCATTACTATCGAATGGGCGCGAGTAGTTGAAGGTGACCGTCGTCGTGCCGGTGCGATTCGCGTGGAAGACGAAGATCTGCTGCCCGCCCGCGCCGGGGAGACCGCCGAGCGGCGGTTGGTAAACGTTGCCTTCGTATGCGAGAAGCTTTCCGTCGAAGCCGCTCGCTGTCCAGGAATACCCGGTGGTGACGTTCGAGGGAAGCGCGATGAAGAAATCGTCGCCCGCCGCGACCATCGCCGTCTGCGAGGCGTCGACAAAGACGGTGGCGTGCAATTGCATGGCGAGCGCCGGTGCTGCGCAGAGGAACGATGCGAGGGCTATGGTAGCGGCGATTTTGCGGATCATGCCGAGTCCTTTCCGATGCGTGCGTACTCCCGGTCGATGCTGCCGCGCAGCACGTGGTAGGCCATCAGGTAGTCGCCCCGGAGGGAGGCAAGCGGCGCGCGGAACGTCTCGGGCTTGTTGTGCTCGATGGCAGCGTGAGAGTACCACGCCGGCCCGTACCCGGCGGCCAGGCCGACGGCCGCCAGCCACGGCTTGCGCAACGCGATCGCTCCGAGAACGATCGCGGTTGCCGCGATCGTCCCGGCGACGTGATAGGCCCGGGTTCGCGGGTCGCGGTGAGCGGCGAGGTAACGCGGCCAAAACTCTTCGAACGTCATAGTACCGAAGGGCTTACGGGGCTTGGCGCGCTTCTCCTCGAAAGCGGCAGCGTTCCTCGTTCGACATCTTGGAGGGGTAGATGAAGTTCCGCTACGCCGCCGTCGTATTGGCGGTGCTGACCGCGTGTTCGCATGGATCGACGACGACATCGGGCTCGAGCCCGTCGTCCGAAACGGCGACGACGAATCCGGTCGATTTTCCGCTCTACGCCGGTAGCGCCGTCGTCGCAACGCGCGATTGGCATGCCACGGTCGGCGCAACTACCGCTCAAAACCAGCGCAGCATCTACGGCCAGGGCGCCGGGTCGTACGCCGGGCATGAGGTGATCGCGCAGACCTCGGCGACCCTCCCGCAACTCGAATCGTGGATCGATACGATCGACCGGATGCCGCCCCTAGGCTACACCGTCGCTCTCAAGGGAAGCGCGCTCGACGAAGCGCGTCTGCGTGCCAACGCGCTCGGCTTAGCGTTCGGGTCGTTCGAGAAACCGATCGCGGGCAAGCGTCATACCGTGGTGGTGATTGCGATCGATCCGGCCCAGCTCGATGCCAAAGCCGGCTCGTTCATCAGCTTGATCGGTAAATACAAGATGCTCCCCGCCGTATTTCGCGACCCGATCGACGCGCAAGCCAAGGCGCGGACCGGCTTTACGGTGAGCGAAGCGCTCGACCCCAATACGCCCATCGGCGCGGCCCTGGGCGCACTTTCGACGCTTCGCTCCTCCGGCCAACGAGGCATCGTACTGCTCGACGCTAGTAAGAGGTAATGTGATCCGTTCCGTACTCGTGGCATGTGCGCTGTTTTGCGCTGCCGCCGGCAGTGCTTCTGCCGATACCCCTGCTAGCCCGATTCCGCAGACCTATTTCGGCGTCCAGGGGCTGATGATCGTGGGGCAGCATCGCGACGTTGCCGGTACGCAGCACGGTATCGGCGGCGCGCCGCTGCTCGAAATTGGCGCCGGCACCAAGCGCTTCGCGCTCCATCTGGAAGGCATTCCGGTTGTGAGCGCGCCGCAACGGGCATCGGCTTTTTACGGCCAGGCAACACCGGCTCTAGGCCTCTTTAACGGCGATGTGGAGGCCGCGCTCGATGCGCGGCGCGACGTGTGGCTCGGCATCGGTACGACGATCATCAATCAGCGCACTCCGCTGCCGAATCTTCAGCAAGTCGTTTCGTCCCGGTTAGCCGGCGTGCGCTACACGCTCGTCGCGCGCCGGTCCACGCGATCGCCCGGGCATTTTATCGAAGCGTATCTTGGCGTGGCGCCCAGCCTCGCCGGCGTCGATCGTTTTCTGTATAGCGACGGGGTCACGGCGCCGGTGAACAAGGACGAACGCGCCTCCGAACTGGACGCA
It encodes:
- a CDS encoding DUF962 domain-containing protein, which encodes MTFEEFWPRYLAAHRDPRTRAYHVAGTIAATAIVLGAIALRKPWLAAVGLAAGYGPAWYSHAAIEHNKPETFRAPLASLRGDYLMAYHVLRGSIDREYARIGKDSA
- a CDS encoding tryptophan 2,3-dioxygenase family protein; the protein is MEQRLSYGSYLRIDDLLALQHPVSSPPHHDEMLFIVIHQVYELWFKQVLHEVEAACRALDRDELHRVAKHFKRIHTIQRLLEQQVDILETMTPQEFNQFRDHLNPASGFQSIQFRELEFLCGVRRLETLQHITMSTPERARLDARLHEPSLYERLKQALARRGFAVDDETQLVESLRTIYVNEAGHYDLYMLLEDLIEFDERFLLWRGRHVRMVERMIGHKTGTGGSSGAEYLKRTLEYRFFPALWEVRSHLGQGTYA
- a CDS encoding MATE family efflux transporter, translated to MTSASMIVDHRRVGAAVRRLSLPLAVQMLGDQLLGIVDTIAIGSLGAVALAGVTAATTVFFTVIMTLGGLWSGLGIIAAQRIGAHDVDGFGRTVRAGFVIPCIAAIALAIASTFAGVPIIHLMIGSMASAHASGIYLALRCASLIPINISATLIVGLGAAGNRKLGIYLLAVINLVHIPLLLMLALGWWTHHPYGIVGAGISTLISEAIAAIFAVVYTARKPIYRVFSSMTLDWNLAARCAWLGLPESVFGLAIVSPDIAIVAMLAPLGAVAIGGFRALNVVSDLTFVVPGPLQSAAQTVIGQRLGARDAEGARWFLRRSLHLTLWVTSIAGVFVAIFAWPLAYLFTLNAVIASVAALPLAVHMITLPIKGWAMVSLSPIRAAGDTQFSMFVGILCGVLVLPIAWFCIERLHVGLFSIPIAWIVAWSARGALTAWRLRDDAWSRAEPLAA
- a CDS encoding protease inhibitor I42 family protein, with the translated sequence MIRKIAATIALASFLCAAPALAMQLHATVFVDASQTAMVAAGDDFFIALPSNVTTGYSWTASGFDGKLLAYEGNVYQPPLGGLPGAGGQQIFVFHANRTGTTTVTFNYSRPFDSNAAPAKSATFTVTVQ
- a CDS encoding aminotransferase class V-fold PLP-dependent enzyme — translated: MSSTLTQALRREEFPILQSSTYLVSHSMGAAPLGAKAALDDYWNDWATDGPEAWERWLPKIGEIADGIGAIIGAAPASVFLGPNVSVLQAAIATCFNFKAKRNEVVYESLQFPSLTYVWREWERYGATVQIVDSDDGRTIPTERIIASITERTAIAVLSHAYYVSGAVADVRAIQAHCRKVGAILCVDAYQTTGVYPYDVQAWDLDMVTGGSHKWLMGGPGCGFLYIKPALLDRFLPAVTGWMAHASPFAFEDAPMRHAPSMYRFGTGTPTIPGYVVAKPGHDLIRSIGVPRIREHNVRLTSMIAEMALERKLRVNTPLEPAARTGWIGIDFEGSQRVSERLIADRVFLDYRPGCGLRVSPHFYTTDAEIETFFRTLDEHRRT